TTTTTATGTGCCGCAACTACATTTTCATTTTCTCAATCTGTTAGCGGATACTGGGATAAAGACCGGGCTACCACAAAAGAGGTGAAATTAGGGCCGGGTGAACGCATTTCCGTTAAGAGTGAAGACTTTCCTGTAGGAACGACGGAACTCGCTTTCCGGATCACACTATTGAATGAAAACCAACAGCTGGCGAATAACCTGGTGTCGGTACTGAAAGTGATTCCGGACCCTTCCGGTTATTCACAGGGTGGTGCCGGAGCGCTGGCAATATTATCATCGGTATCCGGAACGGACAACTGTACGTACGCTATCTTTTCCGATGCGAAAGAAGCTGCGAACTACCAGAAGACTGCAAAGACCGATAAAGCCTGCCTGACGCAACCAAAACCGCTGAGTAAGGATGCTAAAGTAATCTCCCTGAAAAACTACAAATGCCTGACGGCAAATGGACAAAATCTTTGGTTCGGTTTTCAGAGTGAAAACAAGCTGCTGAATGAAAAGATTATACTTGAAATTGTGCCCTGGGTAGATAAAAAACTCAGTACCGGATGGAGCCTGGAAAACAGGAAAACAATATTGGCGAATGTCAAAAGCACAGCGAATGCTCGATTGTTGAAAAATTCGGATAATTATAGCCTTTGTGTTTTAGAAAAAATCAAGGCAAAGCACAGTTTTCAGGAATATAAGAACCTGATGGCTGCTGAAAAAAATAACCTGATTGAAAAGTTTGGGCGCCTATGCCTTGTAGAAACAGGGGATGCAAAAGTCATTGATAACTATTACAGGACGGAAGCCGGCGAGCTAATCAAGGAGGAGAAATATGAAGAAGCGATCCGTATGCTGAATACGAATATTGTAGCCGCCTCAAAAACAAAAGTGTCCGATTATAATATGCTGGGCTATTGTTATCTTTTTACAAGACAATATGAGAAAGCAATTAAACAGCTTCTTGCTGCTGAGCAACTCGATGATTCGGAGCTTACAGTAAAACTCAACCTGGCGCATGCCTACCTTTTGAGTGGAAATCCTGCTGAATCGAGAGAAATTCATAAGAAATTCCGCAAGCAGAATATTGATGCTAAAATCAGTTGGGCGGAGCAAACAAAAAACGATTTTGAAATTTTCCAAAAAGCAGGATTGCCATCGGATAATTTCAAAAAAATATTAAAATTTATTGCGGATTAATCCCTGAATAGTTCACATCATAAAGATAAATTCCTGTGAAAGCCACCTACCAAAAATACATCCTCGATTTTAAAAAGCCCAGCGGGACTTCCAGAGGGATACTGACGGAAAAGGAAACCTGGTTTATCGTCCTGGAGCAGGATGGGAAAAAAGGAATCGGGGAGTGTGGGATATTACGATCCCTGAGTATTGATGACCGTCCGGATTATGAAGCGAAACTGCAATGGGTTTGTGCTAATATTCATTGGGGTATGGAAACGCTATGGGAAGCCTTACTGGAATTTCCTTCGCTGCAGTTTGGCCTGGAAATGGCATTTCGATCTTTGGAAAGCCAAACGCCTTACCTGCTTTTTCCTTCTGAATTTGTTGATGGTACACAGGCTATTGCTATCAATGGATTGGTATGGATGGGCGCTGAGGATTTTATGAAAGCACAGATTGAGGAAAAGATTGCGAATGGTTTTAACTGCATAAAACTCAAGATTGGCGCTATTGATTTTCAGCAGGAATTGGGATTATTACGTTTTATCAGGAGCCATTTTTCCCCGGAACAAATGGAAATTCGCGTAGATGCTAACGGTGGATTTAGTGCAGAAGAAGCTTTAGATAAACTAAATCAATTAGCTAGTTATCAGTTGCATAGTATAGAGCAGCCTATACGTCAACATCAACATGACAGTATGGCAGAATTATGTGAAACTACTTCATTGCCAATCGCACTTGATGAAGAGTTGATAGGAGTATTTACGATTGCTGACAAAGAAGCATTGCTTGCTGCGATTAGGCCGCAATATATCATTTTAAAGCCAAGTCTTATCGGAGGTTTTCGGGGTGCTTCCGAATGGATTGCACTTGCGGAAAAATACAATATTGGCTGGTGGGTTACGTCGGCGCTGGAGAGTAATATTGGATTGAATGCTATCGCACAATGGACTTTTACATTGGGTAATCCGATGCCGCAAGGATTGGGAACCGGAGGATTATATACCAATAATTTCGAATGCCCGCTGGAAGTGCGCCAAGGCAAACTGCATTACAATCCCAAACTTCAATGGGAAGTGGATCCTGCTATTTTTGCTGCTTAGTTACAGCTTTTATTTATTTTGATAGCGGTTCAGAGAAGCTAAGGCTTGTTTGTTGATGCTTTTTTTCAGGAATGCTGTCCAGCCTAATAGGTAGCCTTTCCATTCCAAGGCCTGCTTGGACCAACTCCATAAATCAAAATTATCTTTGTGTTTTATGATTAAGCCTTCCTTGAATTCAAATTTTGCAGCAATACGATTGATTACTTTCCGTTTTGTTTTGGTGAAGATATAGGTTGCGACCCAATTGGCACAACCGGTAGTGTCATCCGATTTGACATTGTAAAAACGAATATCAATTCCTGTTTTGTTATTGGCCAGAAGCATTTTCCACATGGCACGCACATCATCCCCTTTCAGTTTTCCAAAAGCCGGGTCTTCAAATTCTATTTCGGGATGATAACAAGCGATCATTCCATTGGCATTTTGCTGGGAAAAAGCGGTGTAGAATTGGGTAATCAGAACTTCATTGGCATTCATACCGAGGATTTTAGTTTTCTCAAATTTAGCAATAATTCTAATTCAAAGGACAAAAAAATACCAAAATCCTTCGATGGCAGCACAGATAAAAGTTTATATTTGCTTCAAATTTTTATAGCTATGCGCTTCGGAATCCTCATTTTTTTATTGTTTAGTTCACTGGTTACTTTCGGCCAAAGTCATTGTGGCTATGATTTTACTTCTTACTTAGTATTGCACATTCATGAAAATGGAAAACCGACTTCCATTAAAAATTTAAAAAGTACCATTATTGATAGTGTAGGAAATGAGGTGATCAATATTGATAACCGCTACAGCTGGACTCACAGTAATGAGCCAATGCTTTTTACAATGAATTATAAGATAGACGACAAAGGGGTTCGTATTACAGATGCTACTGCTGCAGATGCCTCGGGAAGATGGTTTTTCCCATTTGCAAAAGAAGATTACCTCCTGTCGGTTTCTAATTCCTTTCCTGCCGAGCGTTTTAGCCTGAAAATAGAGGATATCGATGGGGATCAGAATGGAGGGCATTTTGAAACCCAAATAGTGCAATTGAACAGCTTTAATATGTATGTGCTGTGTTCCAGTGAGAATGAGCGCCAGGCGGCCAGATTCGGGCCCAGAACAAACAGGCCCGTTGATATTATACTGGAACTCAAAAAGAAGTAAATACGTTGTCTTGTGTTAGTTATTGGCTACACTATTGGTTACTGCAATAATTCGTAAGGTTTTCATACCGGCGGGCAGATCCCATTCTACTTCATCATTTTCCTTAAATCCGATCAGTGCAATGCTTAATGGCGCGAGTACGGATACTTTAGCTTCTTTTATATTCGCTAAGGACGGAAGTACAATCTGGATTTTCATCCTTTTTTGCGCTTTTACATCTTCTATTTCCAAAAAGGAATTGATCTGGACTACATTGTTTTCCGGCAGGCCTTCTTTGACAATAATAGCGCGGTCCAATTCTCCCGAAAGCTGTGTGAGTTCTTTCGCGTTAGAAACGTTAATGCTGTTTTTGCTCAATTCGCGCAAAATTTGGTAATCTGCCAAACTTAAAATAGGTACTGGTTTCATAATGTAGGTTTTAGAAGTTTATAAATTCTTTTTTCTCCGTTGTTTTTTCCTGAAAATACATTTCTGCAAAACTCAGGTTGGTTTTATGGTCTACCCTTCTGTAGAATACATCTGGTGTGATGAGTTTAGGATTTTCAAATCCACAGGCACCGATAAAATCCGCAAAGGCTTTCATGGTATTATTGTGGAAATGTGCTACACGTACACTTTTGTCGGTGATGTCGAGTCCTCTGTATAGCGATTTGTCCTGGGTAGCAATTCCTACCGGGCACTTTCCGCTGTCACATTGCAGTGCCTGGATACAGCCCAGGGCAAACATCATCCCGCGTGCGCTGTAACAGGCATCAGCGCCCAGGGCCATGGCTTTGGCAATATCAAAAGCTGAAATGATTTTTCCGGAAGAAAGTACTTTGATCTCCTCGCGGACACCGTATTCTTTTAAGGTATTCGTAGCAAATATCAGGGCATCAGCGAGTGCCATTCCCATATAGTCGATGAATTCCAACGGAGCGGCACCAGTTCCACCTTCAGCACCATCAATAGTGATGAAATCGGGAATGATTCCGGTTGCGGTAATGGCCTCAACGATAGCGATAAATTCATCCTTACGGCCAATGCAAATTTTAAATCCTACAGGTTTTCCCTGTGAGAGTTCCCGTAATCTTTTCAGGAAATACAACAGTTCAGTGCTATTGGAAAAAGCAGTATGGCTGGAAGGGGAGTGTACTGCTACAAATGGTTTGATGCTACGGATACGGGCAATTTCAGGGGTGTTTTTTTCTCCTGGCAACAATCCGCCATGCCCGGGTTTTGCCCCCTGTGATAATTTTAATTCGATCATTTTTACCTGCGGATAGCTGGCTCTTTCTGCAAATAATTCTCCGGAGAAACTTCCGTCTTCATTCCGGCATCCAAAATATCCGGTACCAATTTGCCAGATCAGGTCACCACCCTGCAGGTGGAAATCACTGATGCCACCTTCGCCTGTATTGTGGGCAAAACCACCGCGTTGTGCTCCTTTGTTCAACGCAGAAATGGCTGTTTTGCTCAGGGCGCCATAACTCATCGCACTAATGTTATAAATACTTGCGCTGTACGGTTGTTGGCATTGGCTATTGCCAATGGTGGTACGGAAAAAATTCTTGTCGGCGCGTTTTGGGTAAATAGAATGGGCAGCCCATTCATAACCAATACGGTTTGGGTCATCCTGCATCCCAAAGGAAATGGTCTGTTTTACGTTTTTGGCCCGCTGGTATACGATAGAACGCTGTCTTCGGTTGAACGGTTTTCCGTCCAGTTCCCCTTCTATAAAATACTGCCTGAATTCAGGGCGTACGGATTCGAAGAAGTAACGAAGCCTTCCGATCAGCGGATAGTTTTTACGGATGGAATGTTTGGCCTGGAAAGTATCAAATACTACAAATGCCAATGCGATAAGTACAAGCCCTAAAAAGCCAATATGCAGCAAATGATGGTATACCATATAGGTAAATGCAAATAGAGCGCTAAGGGTTACGAACCAGATGATCTGGCGAGCGACTAATGTTTCCCGGAATTTTTTTAGTAACATGATAATGAAAGATTAGATAAAGCAAAATTATCCGGGACGAAAGTCTCCGAATAGGATGTGTTTTAGAAGTGAAATGTAAATCCTCCGTCTGGAGAAAAAAAATGAAGTAGACGGAGGCCTAATTAATAAAGGCTTTGTTGTGTGAAAACCATGCGCATGCAGTATGCTTTTCCAGGCAAAGGGGAGAGTGGGTCGCTATGGTACGATCTGGATGCAAGCTGCAGCTGTTTTTAGTTAACACGCTGCAAAGTTAAGTAAAGAAATTAATATTCTATGGGTTTAACTTCCATTTAATATTGCAGCCAAGGCTTGGTTTTTGATTTTCGGAGATCGCACGGTTATAAATTATAGCATCAATAGCATTTCTTAAATCATTGCCGCTTACCGGAATGGCATTTCCAGGACGCGAATCGTCAAGCTGGCCACGGTAAACGAGCTGGTCATTGGCATCAAAAAGGAAAAAGTCAGGCGTACAGGTAGCGTTATAAGCTCTGGCGGCTTCCTGTTGTGCGTCGTACAGGTAAGGGAAGTCCATCCGGTTGCGCAGGGCAAATTCCGTCATCAGTTCCGGGCTGTCTTCAGGATAGCGTAGGATATCGTTGCTGCTGATTGCGGCTACCCCAATTCCCTGAACACGGTAGTCATTTGCGATCATTACAATTTCATCAATGACATGGTGGACAAAAGGGCAGTGATTGCAGATAAAAACAATCAATGTGCCTTTTTCTCTTTTGATAGTGTCAAATGAAAAGTAATCATTGGAATTGGTGTCTTTTAATAAAAAAAACGGGGCTTTGGTGCCCAACGGAAGCATGTTGGATAAGGTGTTTGACATTGGAACTGTAACTTTTTACCAATTTACAATATTTATTTATATTTGTCCGGTAACGTCTTAAATTAATAACAATGATTAACTGGAATGATTTTGAAAAAGTAGAAATGAGGATTGGAACCATACTGGAAGTCCATGATTTTCCGGAAGCTTTAAAACCGGCCTATCAGCTGCGCATCGATTTTGGTCCGGTGATTGGGATTTTGAAATCATCAGCCCAGATTACGCAACGGTATACAAAAGAAGATTTGGTCGATCGCCAGATTATGGCAGTGGTGAATTTCCCTAAAAAACAAATTGGCAGGTTCATGAGTGAATGCCTTGTTATGGGGGCTGTAGGAGAAGCTGGTGATATAGTATTGCTCGCTCCTGATTTTAAAGTTGAAAACGGGCTTCGGATAGGATAAAAAAAAATCCGAAAATAATTTTTTTCGGATTTTAAATATACTGTTAAATGGTATTAGATATCATCAAAGTCAATATTGGTAAAGCTTTCAATGGTTCTGTCTTCTAAAACAGGTTCCGTTTTTTCAGCAAAATATTCTTTTTTGAAATCTTTTTGGTGTCGTTCTGAAATTACTTCCTCGCCTTTGTTGTTCAGGACATACGAAGTCATCTCCTCTAAAATTTCTGTGAAAGCTGCAAAATCTTCTTTGTAGAGATAAATCTTGTGTTTCTTGAAGTGGAATGAGCCATCTTCTTCAGTAAATTTTTTACTTTCAGTAATAGTGATGTAATAATCCTCTGCTTTCGTAGCTCTTACATCAAAGAAATAAGTTCTCCTTCCGGCTCTTAATACTTTAGAAAAAATTTCTTCTTTTTCTAACAATTCATTTTCTCTCATAATCCTTCTATCAAATTTTGGTTGTTTAGCGATTCAAAAATCTAAAAAAAATCTTAAATGACCAATTATTATTGCAATTCTTTTTCAGAAAGTTGTTTAGTATACAATTCTCTATAATATCCTTCCTGATTTACCAATTGATTATGAGATCCTTGTTGGAGTATTTTTCCGTCTTCCAAAATGATGATTTTATCCGCATTTCGGGCAGATGCAACCCGGTGGCTAACAATGATTGTGGTTTTGTTTTTTGAGATTTTCAACAAGTTATTCAGGATGGTTTCTTCTGTCTCTGTGTCTACTGCTGAAAGGCAGTCGTCAAAGAGCAGGATCCTGGATTCTTTAATAATGGCTCTGGCAATGGATACCCGTTGTTTTTGTCCTCCGGAAAGGGTGATGCCCCGTTCGCCAAGGATCGTTTCATACTGCAGCTTAAAATTCATAATATTGTGATGTACTACAGCAGCTTTTGCGGCATCATGCACTTCTTCATCTGTGGCATTTTCCTTTCCGAACTTGATATTGTTCTTGATGGTATCGGAAAACAGGAATGCGTCCTGGGGAACAAAAGCAATACTGCTGCGTAAATCATGCAGGTTCATCAGGTTAATGCGCTGGTTGTCGATAGTGATATCACCCACCTGAACATCATAAAGCCTGCTGATTAGCGATAATATCGTGGATTTTCCGGAACCCGTTTTTCCAAGTATTGCTAATGTTTCGCCTTGTTTGACGGTAAAGCTAATGTCGTCGAGTGCCTGTATGTTGGTATCTTCGTAGGTAAACGATACATTGTTGAATGCAATATTACCAACAATAGGAGTAGGGGTCAGGGATTTGTTTTTAATCTCGGGTTCAATTTTAAGGAACTCGTTGATTCTTTTCTGGGATGCTTCGGCTTCCTGGACCATAGAAGAAATCCATCCTAATGATGCTACCGGCCAGGTAAGCATGTTTACATATAAGATAAATTGTGCGATTACCCCAATATCAGGAATAGCTCCTTTTACATACAGCATTCCGCCGGCGTAGATGACAATCAGGTTACTAAGCCCGATTAAAAGGATCATAAGCGGGCCAAATAAAGAATTTACCTTGGCAAGATCCATGTTTTTGGTCTTGCTGTCATTGGAGAGTTCCAGGAAGTTGGACTGGATCTTATTTTCAATACTATAGGCTTTGATTACCCGAATTCCCGAAAACATCTCCTGTGCGAAACTGGAGAGGTCGGACAGGTTCTTTTGGTAGATCGTACTTTTTTTGTTGATTTGGGTGCTGAGCTTGAATATGCTATACGATAATATAGGAAGCGGTAATAAGGTGTATAGCGTTAACTGTGGTGATATGATGTACATCTGTACAATCACAACAGCAAACCGAATGGTGGTATTCAGGGTGTACATTACAGCGGGACCTACATACATCCGCACTTTTGCCACATCTTCCGTGATCCGGTTCATTAAATCTCCGGTGCGGTTTTGCTTGTAAAAATTCTGGGATAGATTTTCATATTGCCGGAAAACCTCATTCTTAAGGTCAAACTCTACATGGCGTGACATTACGATAAGGGTTTGGCGCATCAGGAAGGTCAGGCCACCGGCAATAAGTGTCGTAATTAAAATCAGGATAACATTATGAAGTAACTCTGATTTTATCAAAACCGTACTTACGGAAGTATCATTGGAAAACTTCTGAATCCTGCGAATGGAGTCCCCGATAAGTTGTGGTGTATAGAGGGAAAAAAACTGGGCAACGATTGTAATAAAAATCCCGGTTAAAAAACGATATTTATACTTGATGAAATATTTGTTTAAATATTGAAGTTCTTTCATGTTATGTTTTGAATATAAATAAAAAGGAAGGTAAATGTGTTAAAATTGCTGTTATTATAGTATTTTATTTTTCGAAGCAAAAAGAACATTTCGTTGTTGAATTATTATTTAAAGTGATTTTGATTGCAAAGTATTGAATTATATCTTAATTTTGTCTTCTCTTTTTGAAAAAGTCATAAATAATTTTAAATTTTGTCCCCCTATGATTACAGAAGTAACAACAGCAAATGAACTTCATAAAATTGATCCAGTTTTTGGGCAAGTATCATTTAAAGATCATGAGCAAATCGTTTTTTGTCACGACAAAGATACTGGTTTAAAAGCAATAATTGGTATTCATAACACAGTTTTAGGACCTGCATTGGGAGGGACGAGAATGTGGAAATATGCCAACGAATGGGAAGCTTTAAATGATGTATTAAGACTTTCTCGTGGTATGACTTTTAAATCTGCCATTTCAGGATTAGATCTTGGAGGAGGTAAAGCGGTAATAATTGGAGATTCCAAAATAGTTAAAACGCCTGAAATGATTACCAAATTTGGTGAGTATGTTAACTCATTAAGCGGAAGGTATATCACAGCGGAAGATGTAGGTACTACTACAGAAGACATGGATCGTATCAATGATGTGACTAAATTTGTAACCGGTATCTCTGAGTCCAGAGGTGGTTCTGGTAATCCATCTCCTGTAACGGCTTATGGTGTATATATGGGAATGAAAGCGGCTGCCAAATACCAATTTGGGACTGATAACCTGGAAGGCAAAAGAGTTTTGGTACAAGGTATCGGAAATGTAGGGGAAACCCTTGTAAAACACCTTACTAATGAAGGTGCTTTGGTTCAGATCACCGACCTTAACGAGGCAAGAGTAGAAGAAATCGCTAAAAAATATAACGCTCAGATTTTTACCGGAGCTGACCTGTACAGTGCTGATGTGGATATTTATGCTCCATGTGCGCTGGGTGCTACTGTAAATGATGAGACTGTAAATAAAATCAAAGCGAGAGTAATTGCCGGTGCCGCAAACAACCAGTTGGCAAATGAAGTGGTTCACGGGCAGATATTGAAAGACAGAGGTATTGTATATGCTCCTGATTTCTTGATCAATGCTGGTGGAATTATCAATGTATACGGTGAAATCGCAGGATATGATAAAGCAGAAGCTTTAAAAAGAACCGAAAATATCTATAATACTACTTTGGAAATTTTCAGTTTTGCAGAAAGCAACAACATCACCACGCATCAGGCAGCATTAAATATTGCTCAAAACCGTGTTGACGAAAGAAAAAAAGAAACTGCGAAATAAAAATTCGGCATTTCAATATTATTACTATTTTTGCAGAGCGAAAGATTTTCTTTCGCTCTGCTAA
The Flavobacterium kingsejongi genome window above contains:
- a CDS encoding Glu/Leu/Phe/Val dehydrogenase dimerization domain-containing protein; the protein is MITEVTTANELHKIDPVFGQVSFKDHEQIVFCHDKDTGLKAIIGIHNTVLGPALGGTRMWKYANEWEALNDVLRLSRGMTFKSAISGLDLGGGKAVIIGDSKIVKTPEMITKFGEYVNSLSGRYITAEDVGTTTEDMDRINDVTKFVTGISESRGGSGNPSPVTAYGVYMGMKAAAKYQFGTDNLEGKRVLVQGIGNVGETLVKHLTNEGALVQITDLNEARVEEIAKKYNAQIFTGADLYSADVDIYAPCALGATVNDETVNKIKARVIAGAANNQLANEVVHGQILKDRGIVYAPDFLINAGGIINVYGEIAGYDKAEALKRTENIYNTTLEIFSFAESNNITTHQAALNIAQNRVDERKKETAK
- a CDS encoding thioredoxin family protein, with protein sequence MSNTLSNMLPLGTKAPFFLLKDTNSNDYFSFDTIKREKGTLIVFICNHCPFVHHVIDEIVMIANDYRVQGIGVAAISSNDILRYPEDSPELMTEFALRNRMDFPYLYDAQQEAARAYNATCTPDFFLFDANDQLVYRGQLDDSRPGNAIPVSGNDLRNAIDAIIYNRAISENQKPSLGCNIKWKLNP
- a CDS encoding tRNA-binding protein — translated: MINWNDFEKVEMRIGTILEVHDFPEALKPAYQLRIDFGPVIGILKSSAQITQRYTKEDLVDRQIMAVVNFPKKQIGRFMSECLVMGAVGEAGDIVLLAPDFKVENGLRIG
- a CDS encoding FMN-binding glutamate synthase family protein, whose protein sequence is MLLKKFRETLVARQIIWFVTLSALFAFTYMVYHHLLHIGFLGLVLIALAFVVFDTFQAKHSIRKNYPLIGRLRYFFESVRPEFRQYFIEGELDGKPFNRRQRSIVYQRAKNVKQTISFGMQDDPNRIGYEWAAHSIYPKRADKNFFRTTIGNSQCQQPYSASIYNISAMSYGALSKTAISALNKGAQRGGFAHNTGEGGISDFHLQGGDLIWQIGTGYFGCRNEDGSFSGELFAERASYPQVKMIELKLSQGAKPGHGGLLPGEKNTPEIARIRSIKPFVAVHSPSSHTAFSNSTELLYFLKRLRELSQGKPVGFKICIGRKDEFIAIVEAITATGIIPDFITIDGAEGGTGAAPLEFIDYMGMALADALIFATNTLKEYGVREEIKVLSSGKIISAFDIAKAMALGADACYSARGMMFALGCIQALQCDSGKCPVGIATQDKSLYRGLDITDKSVRVAHFHNNTMKAFADFIGACGFENPKLITPDVFYRRVDHKTNLSFAEMYFQEKTTEKKEFINF
- a CDS encoding o-succinylbenzoate synthase — protein: MKATYQKYILDFKKPSGTSRGILTEKETWFIVLEQDGKKGIGECGILRSLSIDDRPDYEAKLQWVCANIHWGMETLWEALLEFPSLQFGLEMAFRSLESQTPYLLFPSEFVDGTQAIAINGLVWMGAEDFMKAQIEEKIANGFNCIKLKIGAIDFQQELGLLRFIRSHFSPEQMEIRVDANGGFSAEEALDKLNQLASYQLHSIEQPIRQHQHDSMAELCETTSLPIALDEELIGVFTIADKEALLAAIRPQYIILKPSLIGGFRGASEWIALAEKYNIGWWVTSALESNIGLNAIAQWTFTLGNPMPQGLGTGGLYTNNFECPLEVRQGKLHYNPKLQWEVDPAIFAA
- a CDS encoding PUR family DNA/RNA-binding protein; this encodes MRENELLEKEEIFSKVLRAGRRTYFFDVRATKAEDYYITITESKKFTEEDGSFHFKKHKIYLYKEDFAAFTEILEEMTSYVLNNKGEEVISERHQKDFKKEYFAEKTEPVLEDRTIESFTNIDFDDI
- a CDS encoding ABC transporter ATP-binding protein; protein product: MKELQYLNKYFIKYKYRFLTGIFITIVAQFFSLYTPQLIGDSIRRIQKFSNDTSVSTVLIKSELLHNVILILITTLIAGGLTFLMRQTLIVMSRHVEFDLKNEVFRQYENLSQNFYKQNRTGDLMNRITEDVAKVRMYVGPAVMYTLNTTIRFAVVIVQMYIISPQLTLYTLLPLPILSYSIFKLSTQINKKSTIYQKNLSDLSSFAQEMFSGIRVIKAYSIENKIQSNFLELSNDSKTKNMDLAKVNSLFGPLMILLIGLSNLIVIYAGGMLYVKGAIPDIGVIAQFILYVNMLTWPVASLGWISSMVQEAEASQKRINEFLKIEPEIKNKSLTPTPIVGNIAFNNVSFTYEDTNIQALDDISFTVKQGETLAILGKTGSGKSTILSLISRLYDVQVGDITIDNQRINLMNLHDLRSSIAFVPQDAFLFSDTIKNNIKFGKENATDEEVHDAAKAAVVHHNIMNFKLQYETILGERGITLSGGQKQRVSIARAIIKESRILLFDDCLSAVDTETEETILNNLLKISKNKTTIIVSHRVASARNADKIIILEDGKILQQGSHNQLVNQEGYYRELYTKQLSEKELQ
- a CDS encoding tetratricopeptide repeat protein encodes the protein MNYNFTTSLLMFRTILTVFLCAATTFSFSQSVSGYWDKDRATTKEVKLGPGERISVKSEDFPVGTTELAFRITLLNENQQLANNLVSVLKVIPDPSGYSQGGAGALAILSSVSGTDNCTYAIFSDAKEAANYQKTAKTDKACLTQPKPLSKDAKVISLKNYKCLTANGQNLWFGFQSENKLLNEKIILEIVPWVDKKLSTGWSLENRKTILANVKSTANARLLKNSDNYSLCVLEKIKAKHSFQEYKNLMAAEKNNLIEKFGRLCLVETGDAKVIDNYYRTEAGELIKEEKYEEAIRMLNTNIVAASKTKVSDYNMLGYCYLFTRQYEKAIKQLLAAEQLDDSELTVKLNLAHAYLLSGNPAESREIHKKFRKQNIDAKISWAEQTKNDFEIFQKAGLPSDNFKKILKFIAD
- a CDS encoding GreA/GreB family elongation factor, which gives rise to MKPVPILSLADYQILRELSKNSINVSNAKELTQLSGELDRAIIVKEGLPENNVVQINSFLEIEDVKAQKRMKIQIVLPSLANIKEAKVSVLAPLSIALIGFKENDEVEWDLPAGMKTLRIIAVTNSVANN
- a CDS encoding nuclear transport factor 2 family protein; its protein translation is MNANEVLITQFYTAFSQQNANGMIACYHPEIEFEDPAFGKLKGDDVRAMWKMLLANNKTGIDIRFYNVKSDDTTGCANWVATYIFTKTKRKVINRIAAKFEFKEGLIIKHKDNFDLWSWSKQALEWKGYLLGWTAFLKKSINKQALASLNRYQNK